Genomic window (Tripterygium wilfordii isolate XIE 37 chromosome 11, ASM1340144v1, whole genome shotgun sequence):
GTTGAAGACACAAGTGATTGCTTGGGTTTCTTTGGTGGGTTTGGTGATCAATGTCTTCACGAGTTGGTTGTTTGTGTATAAGTTTGATTTTGGGGTTGTGGGTGCGGCTGTTGCATTGGATGTCTCTTGGTGGGCTTTGGTTTTTGGGATGTTGTGGTATACTGTGGGTGGTTGGTGTCCTTTGACTTGGACTGGCTTTTCTATGCAAGCATTTTCTGGTCTCTGGGAGTTTCTCAAACTCTCTGCTGCTTCTGGCGTCATGCTTTGGTaattcttttatttatatatttgggtAATGCAGCTTTTGCTATTGACCGAGTTGATAAGTGTAACTTGGTCATCGAATGTTCACACGTTCTCACATATAGGCATATTTCTCACTGTTTGGATAgattttttatattgattttttatgtcaCGTCAACAATTTGACTATCTGAATAGTCGAAAATCTGTCCGAGTTTGTTTTTATTACATAAAGGATTGGTtacataatttatataattatatgtaaCTAATTAGTCTTCTCTGTTTGTCTTTTTATTGGAAATTCATGCAGCTTGGAGAATTGGTACTATCGAATACTAATTTTGATGACTGGTAATTTAAAGAATGCCATGATTGCCGTAGATGCCTTGTCAATCTGGTATGTTTAATTTGCTTCACACCTATGTTGCTCTTCCAAATGCATGTTTACGATGATGTTTTTATttgctttttatgtttttacaataataattaaattaaattattgagTTAAAAAGAGTTTTTTCTTATGATAATTAACTCTTTCTTTTCTGTTGTAGCAATACCATAAATGGCTGGGAGATGATGATTCCTCTGGCCTTTTTTGCTGGTGTAGGGTAAGTCCATTTCAATTTCCTCTGGTTAGCTTTTACCTTATTTTCTCCAAATTTATCTTCAATAAACATATATTTGTTCATCTCCAATATATATTGCGTACATCCTACAAAATAATCGGTGTAGTACCCGGCTTGAGTGGAGGGAGCCACAAATTTCTAGGGTGTCACATTTGGTGCTAAGTAAACTATCAAGTGGCGAGAGAGCTAAGTGCTCTAAATCCCACATCGTCCATAAGAAGAAGTGAAATACAGAATATAATATATCAAACTTTCAAACTAGTAACCTaggctcaaactagtatgggtCATTGTTGGATCTAGGAAGACAAAACCGTGTTGCTGAGCCTAGAAAGGCAAAGCCGTGTGCGGCAGTATGGATTGGCCGAAAACAAACTATTATAGGTCATTATTGGACCTAGGAAGACAAAACCGTGTTGCTGGGCTTAGGAAGGCAAAGCCGTGTGTGGCAATATGGATTGGCCAAAAACGGACAAAATCTTACTAGAATGGAAGAGCGGACTATTACAACCAGAGTGTCAAATACTATATGCACAATTTTGATGTATTGAAAGGTTTTTGGTGACGAAATTTTGCAGAGTAAGAGTGGCAAATGAGTTGGGAGCTGGAAATGGCAAAGCAGCGAAGTTCGCGACAAAAGTGGCGGTGGCGCAATCTACAGTGATCGGACTTATTTTTTGTGTACTTATCATGATATTCCGCAAGGAGTTCGCGTTGATATTCACCACCAGTACCGATGTGCTTGATGAGGTTGATAAACTGGCCTTCCTCTTGGCCATCACAATTCTTCTTAATAGTGTACAACCAGTTTTATCAGGTAAcccttttttaattaatttaaattccaagaaattatattaatttatcaaCCTCAAAAAAATGGTGTAAAAAGAAACATCTGATTGTGGCAGGAGTGGCTGTGGGGTCTGGATGGCAAGCTACGGTGGCCTACATAAACATTGGTTGTTATTACGTTATTGGGCTTCCCCTTGGGTTTCTGATGGGCTGGGTCTTCCACTTGAGTGTTGAGGTAAGAAGTTTCATTCTTGCATTTGAGCTTTTATTGGGCTTTGCCAGCACTTGAGGGCGattggagtacaatgatccaacTTAAAGGCCCAATGATCAGTGGATTTTCAATTTTGTCCTTTGCTTATGGAGCTATATTTCTTTTGGACCTCACTTGGGTTGTTATACAATGATCTAAGTACAAGGCCCAATTATGGGTCCATTCTGAATGGCTAAATAGGCTTGGAAAAACCATGCTTCCTAAGCTTGAGTTAGCTATGGAAAGCCATTTGAAGTTTGTCAATTTGTGTACCAGGGGATATGGGGAGGAATGATATTTGGTGGGACAGCTCTTCAGACAGTAATATTGGTGTTTATTACAATACGATGTGATTGGGAAAAAGAGGTACTTTCTAACGAAAACTCTATGTATCCCTGACAATTTCTTTCATAATCGATCATAATAGTACTAAGTTatctaattatattgaatttcgttattacgttgtctaattacattgactttcgttattatgttgtctaattacatgttatggctgattatgactgaatttgttagggatacgtagtGCTGCCGACTTTCTAATTTCTAAGAAAGAATGTTGTTTTGTTAGTCttgtattattatatatatttatgttgtttATATGTAATGGTGGGTTTCGCAGGCTGAAAAGGTCCGGCAGCGAGTGAAAACATGGTCGAGTCCTAAGTcagctgatgatgatgaatctGATGTTAAGCGTTGATTCAATTTTCAATGAAACAACTATCATAATGCAGCACCCTCAGGTCTGGCCGGGacctattttttttgttggaatatTGTATGGATTTTGGATTATACAATTCGATTTTGCAATGATTTTAGTCTCAGAATAGTGCAATATCTTCCAACTTGATTCCTGTATTTACCAAATGTGTGTCAggaaaaatttattttcaagtaactcaaagttaaaaaaatagaaGTTTACTACCCTTTGGACAGAGATAAATGATAGAATGTTTTCGTCCGTTTATAGAGAGCTTATGTCtaagaaaaaaataagttaGTATATAAACTGTCAAAAATAATACAGTTAATAATAGGGTTGTCCAACGAAAAGACCGCCAAACTAAGGACCAATCGATTAACTGAAAAAACCGATCAAACTATCAATAACTGACGGAatagctcagatgacactcatacgtgtgatatctcatagaaTAGTATATACACTATGCTAACGTCTATGTCAATGTCAACTTATTATCAAACAAATCTGttatattgattttgttttaaaatatcATGATTAATTACAATTGTAATTGAACTTTTGAACACATATTTACTTCATTCAGTGGATTGATAATCGAGTCACCTCTCCTGTCGTTGGTGGCTGTATTGATGTTTGATAGCGTGGCTTAGTGCATGCAGATTTTCTTATTAAAAAACGTTGAAAAGAACTTTTCACGCCACGATCATACTTTTTGACTATTGTATGATTTCATACAAAAAGCTTCATTATTATAGCGCTAAAATCTATGTTAATCATATATTATACGGCCATACATTTACATTGCACGTCTTCTTCTCTCTACCTCTATCTTCTTGGACACGTGAACTCACACAAACTCAAATAAATGAGTGATCACATGATGGGGATTGAAAACAGAGACGGTGATGATCTCAGTAAACACTTGTTGCGTGACCAATCATCATCGGTGGAGATTCGCGATCAAGAAAACAAGGATTTTGGATCAAAGTTCTGGACTGAAACAAAGAAGCTATGGCACATCGTCGGACCCTCCATTTTCAGCCGGATAGCCTCCTTCTCTATGAACATAATCACTCAAGCCTTCGTCGGACATCTTGGCGATGTTCAGCTCGCTTCCATCTCCATAGCCAACACTGTCATTGTTGGCTTTAATTTTGGATTATtggtatatatattattatatctctttttttttttgcttgaaaaTATCTCTATTTTGCTTGATTATGTGTGGTTTTGGATTACTAGCTAGGAATGGCAAGTGCGTTAGAGACGCTGTGCGGACAAGCATTCGGAGCCAAAAGATACCACATGTTAGGCGTCTACATGCAAAGATCATGGATTGTCTTATTCCTGTGTTGCTTCTTGCTATTgccattttatatttttaccaCTCCGATTCTGAAGCTATTGGGACAGTCCGATGAAGTGGCAGAGGAGTCAGGGGTTGTGGCTTTGTGGTTGATACCTGTTCACTTCAGCTATGCAATTCTGTTTCCCCTACAGAGATTCTTGCAGAGCCAATTGAAGACACAAGTGATTGCTTGGGTTTGGTGATCAATGTGTTTACGAGTTGGTTGTTTGTGTATAAGTTGGATTTTGGGGTTGTGGGTGCGGCTATTGCATTGGATATCTCTTGGTGGGTTTTGGTTCTTGGGTTGTTTTGGTACGTTGCGGGAGGTTGGTGTCCTTTGACTTGGAATGGTTTCTCTATGGAGGCATTTTCTGGTCTGTGGGAGTTTCTCAAACTCTCTGCTTCTTCGGGGGTCATGCTCTGGTACTCATTTCTGTCATTCTCTTCAATTCTTTTTCACTCTGTgttatcgaaaatgataaacatcccCGTAGTTTGGTATTCCAATCATCCAAGCTTTTCAATTGGGTGCACAAGATTTAAGTGAATTTATGGGTCCCACATATCCCATATGATGCAAATGAAATTTTGTGCTTACAACTCGGCAGCGCATATATCagctattggaatctttatcattactgtttgtttatttaaatttttttatcgaTCCCTCTTATGCAGCTTGGAGAGTTGGTATTTCAAAATAGTGATCTTGATGAGTGGATTCGGAAATTATGCCACTATAGATTTAGATGCATTTTCAGTCTGGTATGTCTATAATTAAAGTATTAAACTATTAGTTTACATCAATACTATATGTTAATGATCCTCAGTTAGTGCTTTAATTCTTCTTTTTCACAGCGTTAGTGTTGCTAGTTGGGAGATGATGATTCCCCTGGCTTTTTTCACTGGCGCTGGGTACGTAGCATCGCCCATTCCTTTCACTTTGATCCATGCATTAAAATATGTGTAGTTTTCGAAGACACAATATATCTTAATAAGAGCAGAGAAGATCCCGGCAATCAACGACTTTTTCTATCTGCTATTGTTGATGCAATTTAAAGCAATAACTTCCTAACTTGACTGACATTTTTTATTTACGTAATGTGATACTGATGTACAGCTAACTAAATTCATAAGCTCTACGTCGTCATGTGTAGCAGTTGAAATAATTGAGATACTAATTGTTGGGATCTTTATTATTACGGAATTTGTTTTAGCTAATTAAGCTTGTCCAGTGATTAATTTTGCAGAGTAAGGGTTGCAAATGAATTAGGAGCTGGGAATGGCAAGGCGGCGAAGTTTGCAACAGAAGTGGCGGTGGCGCAATCGGCAGTGATTGGGCTCATCTTTAGTGCAGTTTTTATGATATTCCCTGAAGAACTGGCGTCAGTATTCACATCTACTGCTGTTGTGCTGCGAGAGATTGATAAACTCGTCCCCCTCATAGTCCTTTCAATACTTCTTAATAGTGTACAGCTTGTTTTATCAGGTAACGTAATTCCAAACCAATTATACTCATAAGTCTTTTGGTAGGCgaaaaaagatggaaaaataaTTTGTGTTAGAGTTTGTGTGGCACGAGTGGCTGTGGGATCGGGATGGCAAGCATTGGTTGCTTACATAAATATTGGGTGCTATTACTTTATTGGGCTCCCACTTGGGCTTCTGATGGGCTTGGGCTTCCACTTGAGTCTCTAGGTATGTTCCACTCCTCACATTGGGCCCATATTGAACTTTTGTGTTGTTAAACTGGCCCATGTTTCTGTACTGTAAATTGGACAATCGGTGCATGTATGTAACAGGGGATCTGGTACGGGATGATATTGGGTGGGACTGCCGTTCAGACAGGGATGTTGGTCTTTATTACATTAAGATGCAATTGGGAAAAAGAGGTAGAGATTTCTCTAACAAATTATACTTGgaaatgatgttttgttttttgcttaATATATGTTACGGTATTTATGAATGACGGAAACAAATACATAGAGTTGACTACTTTTGATTTTCTCGTAAATTCCAAACTCATGTAACTAAGATTGAAGTTTTTGGGATATGCTAgaagtcccacatcgaaaaagaTGTGAGACATTTCATTCTTCATAAGATAAACTCACTTCCTAGTTCCTAAAATATCAATTAGACATTTTCCTAATTAAGTGAGTTTGGCTTTGACCTACTTGTtaattagagagaaaaaaagttgTGTGAATCCGAAATATCTTCGGGAACTGAACAACCCAAAACATTATAATTAATATGAATGGGGTCTAAATTTTGAATAAGATAAaaactcggatgatgatgacgacATATTTGGATTTACTTCTGatatagttttttgtttttatttgcaGGCAGAAAAAGCCTACCTGCGTGTGAAATCATGGTAGAAGACTACTTCAGATGAATCTGGCACGCATTAATGAATATAAACTGCAACTAGTTCTCCTGCGTGGATAAGGCTGCAGGAAGCAGGAATtggtcttcttcattttcttgcaccacagttgagcaattttccTAGAAAATTAAACGTAAGCTTCCATATGACTCCATGCTTGCATCGGCACTACGCCTGCCATACGTTTTCCATATGTCAGCAATTGAACATTCTGAAAAGTAGTTCttgttcatcattttcaataatattaaattaatctaaACTGACTCCCACCTAGTCTTTTATGAACTAAATTAATTGAATGTATACGGTCattattgcatataaaatttgtCAACACAACACGCCTTAGAAAGCTTGATAAGTCGCTGATGAAGAAAAATCATAAGAACAATTCAACCAATTTAAATAACCACCACACAACATATGAGCTCTTAATTACATGTTCAAATGTACGAACATGTTAAAATATggtataaataatgtgaaatgtCAAAACTATCAAAATAATTTGTTGGatttaatgataaaataacaaattataagaaGGTATTAGAGGGAAGATGTTGGGTTCAAAATTTAACTTCCACAATTTATAAACtcatatttatttgaatttctcTCGTATGGGCCAGTTGAGTATCCATCGAGAAGTTATACCATACGTTTGGTCGTTACCTTTTAACGAATTTGAATTTCCACATGTGATATGGAGTTCAACGGCAAAAAAACAAATTAGTataaagttataaaaaaaattaattttttctaaaaaaattattacaaaGGAGGATA
Coding sequences:
- the LOC120009179 gene encoding protein DETOXIFICATION 27-like, whose translation is MGNVNRDGDIDQPLLQQSSSIDYVDIDQENKDFGSKLWIETKKLWHIVGPSIFSRIASFSMNIITQAFAGHLGDVQLASISIANTVIVGFNFGLLLGMASALETLCGQAFGAKRYHMLGVYMQRSWIVLFLCCFLLLPFYVFATPILKLLGQSDEVAEESGVVAMWLIPLHFSFAFQFPLQRFLQSQLKTQVIAWVSLVGLVINVFTSWLFVYKFDFGVVGAAVALDVSWWALVFGMLWYTVGGWCPLTWTGFSMQAFSGLWEFLKLSAASGVMLCLENWYYRILILMTGNLKNAMIAVDALSICNTINGWEMMIPLAFFAGVGVRVANELGAGNGKAAKFATKVAVAQSTVIGLIFCVLIMIFRKEFALIFTTSTDVLDEVDKLAFLLAITILLNSVQPVLSGVAVGSGWQATVAYINIGCYYVIGLPLGFLMGWVFHLSVEGIWGGMIFGGTALQTVILVFITIRCDWEKEAEKVRQRVKTWSSPKSADDDESDVKR